Within Sporosarcina sp. PTS2304, the genomic segment TTAATATTGCAAGGTATAATTGCGCGTCCTCTTGCCACTTCATCCCGTACGAAATTTGCATCTACTCCTTCTCGAATTGCGATGAACTCCATTTCAGGTGTAACGATCCCTTGCCTTGCGTAATGCATTTGTGTTACATTGTGTCCTTTTTTGGCGCGTAACGGTCGGCGCTTTAACAGTGGAAATTGTTGGCTAGTATTCATTTGTTCAGCTGTACGAAAGCCGTTATCCTGAGGTTTTACTTCTCGACCTTCGTATTCTTCTACATCATCCCGCTCCAAAATCCATTTTTTTCTAATCGGCGGCAGACCTTTTTGAATATCTACTTCATAGTTTGCTTCCGTATATTTCCCACTAGTATCATAAATACGAAGCGGTTCATTTTGGAATTCTCCTTGCTCTGTCACAGTGGGCGACAATGTAATCTCACGCATGGGGACAAGGATATCCGGGCGACTTCCTCGTACATAAACTTTCTGGCTTGCGGGAAAACACGAATGAATCTGAATTTTTTCTGTTGCATTTTTCACTTTGTCATCGTCTCCTTTTTGAGGGTAGACCATGACTGCATACAAGTAGAGGAAATCGACGAAAAAAAGACCAGGCCTGTAGTAATGGACCTGGTCTACAAAAACGCACAAAAAAGTACGTCGATTGATAGATAAAAACTTCCCCACGCTGGTACGAGCCAGATCAGGTCCAAAGAGTTCGGAATGCATTTGATTCACTCCATCTCAGTCCAGTGTAGCTGGACACCCCTAGTTATGATTATTGAATTATCGAACATTTTTATTTTAGCATAGAGTTTTTCATTGTCAACCAACTACTATGGAACTGTTTTCCAACCGAAGCAAACGAGCTTTTCTGTCTACTCCATCACGGTATCCAGATACACTACCATCTTTCCCTACTACTCTATGGCACGGAACGACTAATAGTAAAGGATTTTTGCCAATTGCGGAAGCAACCGCACGGACAGCTGACGGTTTGCCCAGACGGTTGGCTATCACTGAATAACTGACAGTTTCACCGTAAGGAATTTCTGAAAGTGCTCGCCACACTTCCGTCTGAAATGGTGTTCCCTGTTCGACAATTGATAAGTTAGAAAAATCCGTCTGAACACCTGCTAAGTATTTAGCGACTTCATTTGCATAGACAGCTAATTTACTAGCATTTTTCTCTCTAGGTATTTCACCCAATTGTTTGTTGCACCATTCGTTCAATCGTTGTTCACTGTCTTCTGCCAGTCCTACGTAGCAAAGCCCTCCTTCAGTAGCTGCTAATGTTACTTGCCATTCTCTAAATTGAAATGTCGTCCAATATACCATAATCCCGTCCTCCTTTATTTACCCAAATAATTTTAATCCGACAGCCCCAATAATTATTAATGATAAAAAGAACAGTCGTTTAACACTTGCGGATTCTTTAAATATAATAATTCCCATGAGAACTGCGCCTACTGCTCCAAATCCTGTCCATACCGCATACGCTGTACTCATCTGAATCTCTCGCATAGCTAGCGATAGAAACACAAATCCAAAGCTGAAAATGACGACAATCAGCAACAAACGTTTATACGAACGTTTCTGCAAGTAATAATTGATGCTCATCACACCGAAAATCTCCCCTAAACTAGCGATTGCCAAATAGACCCATGCCATGATCAATCGCCTCCCTGCGGATTGCCTTCGTCTGTAGTGATCTTAATCCCTACGACTCCAATTACGATTAACGCAATAAATGATAAAGTAATCCACGTAAAGTCCGCTTGAAAAACGAATAAATCCACTAGTAAGATAGCCGCGGCTCCCGATCCAGTAAATACCGCATACACAGTACCTGAAGGAAGTTTTTCGCACGCTTTAATAATAAAATAAAAACTAAAAACAATTGCTACGCTCGTGCCAGCCCATTGCAAAAAGGTCTCTGAGTAACGCAATCCCACTACCCAAAATATTTCTACAAAGGCTGCCAAAGCGACATAGCCCCAAGCCAAAATGCTCGTCCTCCTTCACTGTCTCTCTAGTTATAAGTATAGCAAACCTTTTATAGAACAAAAAACTAACGCTGTAGGGAAAGCCTTGCATCTCTTATGTCTGCATGATAGAATAAATTTGTCAATAGTTTTGCTTATATTATGAATATTCTTATCGAGAGAGACGGAGGGATAGGCCCAGAGATGTCTCAGCAACCAGCCAAGTCGGCATGGTGCTAATTCCAAGGGTGAACATTCACTTTGAAGATGAGAATAGGAAAAACTTACTTGTATGTTCGAGGGCCTATTCGAAAAGAAGAGGTCTTTTTTTATTTTTCTAAGGGGGATGGAAGTTGATGACAAACAACGGATTAGAAACGAGATTAGTGCAATTAGGGAATAATACAGACAAGAGAACCGGGGCGGTCAATACCCCAATTTACTTATCGACTGCTTATCATCACGAGGGGCTTGGACAATCTACTGGCTATGACTATACGCGTACTAAAAATCCAACGCGCTCCGTATTAGAAGATGGAATTGCCAACTTGGAATCTGGGGATCAAGGGTTTGCCTGTAGTTCCGGTATGGCAGCTATACAACTTATTCTTTCTCTATTTAAAACCGGCGATGAATTACTAGCACCTGAAGACCTATATGGTGGAACTTATCGTTTGTTTAATCAGTATGAACAAACCTATCAAGTAACGACTCGCTACTTATCATTTGAGAATGTAGCTGAAGTCGAGCAGGCTATTACAGATCGCACAAAAGCTATATTTTTAGAAACACCTACCAATCCACTTATGATCAATATCAATATCTCTATGTATGCTGAACTAGCAAAGAAACATAATTTATTACTCATTGTAGATAACACATTTTTGACGCCGTACTTCCAAAGACCAATCGAACAAGGAGCAGATATTGTCATTCACAGTGCCACGAAATACATTGGCGGACATAATGATGTTCTTGCAGGTCTAGTAGTCGCAAAAGGGGAAAAACTTTGTGAGCGTTTGTTCACGAACCACAATGCCATTGGCGCTACACTCGCCCCTCTTGATTCATGGCTCGTAGTGCGTGGTTTAAAAACATTGCATTTACGTATGAAGCAACATGATGCCAATGCGAAAGAAATGGTTTCTTATTTAGAATCGGAACCTTTAGTCGTAGACGTGCTCTATGCGGGAATTGGCGGTATGGTCTCCTTCCGCGTGCAAAACAGTGAATGGGTTGGCCCCTTCCTTGAAAATATGCAATTGATCTCGTTTGCAGAAAGTCTCGGTGGAGTAGAAAGTTTCATCACCTATCCAACAACGCAAACACATATGGATATCCCAATCGAAGAACGCAATCGCCGAGGCGTTGATGACCGTCTATTACGTTTCTCGGTAGGCGTTGAAGAAATTGAAGATTTAATAGCAGATGTTAAACAAGCTCTTTATGCTGCCAAAGAAATCGTAGAAGGCGTAAAGGTTCAATAAGTAAAAAAGACCAGTCCTCTCAGTTATAATTGAGAAAGACTGGTTATTTTCGCACTAATAGTTTAATATTAAAATGTATAGCAAAATAGAACTTTTACCATAATTGGAGGCGATTTTTTGAAACGTTTGGAAAGTAAAGTAGCTATTATTACAGGTGCAGGATCGGGACTTGGAAGAGAAATTGCAGAATTATACGCTCTTGAAGGTGCCAAAGTAGTTATTGCAGATATGAATATACAAGGTGCCGAAGAAACCGTTCAGACTATTAAAACAGCCGGTGGAGAAGCACTCGCAATTCAGACAAATGTTACTGTGGAAGAAGATGTTCAATTAATGATCGATACAGCGGTTGAACAGTTTGGCACACTTGATATCCTTGTGAATAACGCAGGCATTATGGATAATATGTATTCCGCAACAACGATTACAGATGACGTATGGGATAAAGTGTTGGCTATCAATACAACAGGTGTTATGCGTGCGACACGGAAAGCGTTGTCTATTTTCGAAGAGAAACAGGCAGGAGTCATTGTGAATATGGCTTCCATTTCTGCAGTGACCGGCGGCAGAGGGGGGCTCGCTTACACAGCTTCCAAACATGCAGTCGCAGGGATGACAAAGAACGTCGCATCTCACTACGGTCCATTGAACATTCGCTGTAATGCAATTGCACCAGCTGCAGTACCTACGAATATTACAAATAATTTAGTACAACCAGACGAGTTTGGCATGAAACAAGCACTTAGAGGTGTCGATATGATGAGTCGTCCAGGTACGACGAAAGAAATCGCAAATATTGCCTTATTCCTAGCATCTGACGAATCTTCTTATGTCAATGGAGCGGTCATACAAGCTGATAATGGTTGGTCAGCTTATTAATAAAACCAGGCAGAGAAAAGCTAGTAGTTTTTCTCTGCCTGGTTTATTTTAAGGACTTTGTGGACAGCCTCTGCATATATTAATGAATTTGTTGTATCTTTTTCTTTTCATTGGCATAGACTACTGCAGCCGGAGCTACAATGAATGCCAAGGCTGCAATACCCGCCAACATACCTGTCATCTCTTTAGTTCCAATAGAAAATCCTGCCGCCACACCGAAGACCATTCCTACTAAAAGTGCCGCCACAACTACTTTGTACATATCCACCCCGACCCTTCAAATAATGTCACTACTGCCCGAATATTTCGTTGCTTTAAGCATACTCCCATTGAGAACGTTTTTCAAGTATAAATGAGAATCTTTTTCAATCATTTTATACTTGTACTGAAAATAATGCCAGTTGATTACCTACATTATGTAAAATCCTTTCGATATATTCACTAAAAAGTGAGGTAGGTGATTGGATGGAGTGAAGCTAACTTGAAGAGTCTTACGGCTTGCGCTTCCAGACGATACGTTTTCTCTCGGGAGAATCCTAACACATACACTACTGTGCTACACCACAAAAGAAGAGTCACTTACCTTACTCCAACTTTTGGACGAGCACCAACTGACTTAAGAAAGTGTCAGTCTAGCGATTGACATACTGCATACTTTAAAAAATGTCGGAATAAAAAGACCACCATAGAAAATCAGATATACCTGACATTCTACAATGGCCTCATTTTATTTAAAGATTATTTTTCTAGTATTTTTAATGATTCACGGGTAAATGCCGGGATATCATCCGGTTGACGACTTGTAACTAGCTGGTTCTCACAAACAACTACTTCTTTATCCATAAACTCGGCTCCTGCATTTTCCATATCTACCCGAATAGATTTATAACCTGTTGCGTGTCGGCCTTCTAACGTTTTCGCCGTAATCAACAGCTGAGGACCATGACAAATAGCGAATACCGGTTTGTCTGCATCCATAAATTCTTTAACAAACTTTACAAAACGATCATCTGCGCGCAAAATGTCCGGTGAAAATCCACCCGGAATGAACAATGCATCATAATCAGCTGAATTCGCCTGATCGATCGATTTATCTAGTTTCACTTTTGTGTTTTCTTTCATACCTGTAACTTCCGCTCCAGCTTCCGTCCCGATGACTTCCACTTCATGACCCGCCTCTTTATACGCAGTTGCCGGTTTCATATACTCTGAGTCTTCGAACATATCTCCTAATACAGTTGCAATTTTAGCCATACTGCTTACCACTCCTTAGTTGATGTACTACAATTACTATTCCACCATGAGAATGTTTTCAAACATACATCAACCAAGATCAATCTCTCCCTCAGTAGTTAATCGGGCGGTGATATTAGTAGCATCTTTTGTAAACACATGCTTTCGCGTGCCTATATAAATTTCAGTTCCCACATAGGCCATGCCGATAGTAATACAACCTTCCGCACTTGTACGGATTACTGTCTTCA encodes:
- a CDS encoding type 1 glutamine amidotransferase domain-containing protein, with translation MAKIATVLGDMFEDSEYMKPATAYKEAGHEVEVIGTEAGAEVTGMKENTKVKLDKSIDQANSADYDALFIPGGFSPDILRADDRFVKFVKEFMDADKPVFAICHGPQLLITAKTLEGRHATGYKSIRVDMENAGAEFMDKEVVVCENQLVTSRQPDDIPAFTRESLKILEK
- a CDS encoding multidrug efflux SMR transporter, with the protein product MAWVYLAIASLGEIFGVMSINYYLQKRSYKRLLLIVVIFSFGFVFLSLAMREIQMSTAYAVWTGFGAVGAVLMGIIIFKESASVKRLFFLSLIIIGAVGLKLFG
- a CDS encoding methionine biosynthesis PLP-dependent protein, which produces MTNNGLETRLVQLGNNTDKRTGAVNTPIYLSTAYHHEGLGQSTGYDYTRTKNPTRSVLEDGIANLESGDQGFACSSGMAAIQLILSLFKTGDELLAPEDLYGGTYRLFNQYEQTYQVTTRYLSFENVAEVEQAITDRTKAIFLETPTNPLMININISMYAELAKKHNLLLIVDNTFLTPYFQRPIEQGADIVIHSATKYIGGHNDVLAGLVVAKGEKLCERLFTNHNAIGATLAPLDSWLVVRGLKTLHLRMKQHDANAKEMVSYLESEPLVVDVLYAGIGGMVSFRVQNSEWVGPFLENMQLISFAESLGGVESFITYPTTQTHMDIPIEERNRRGVDDRLLRFSVGVEEIEDLIADVKQALYAAKEIVEGVKVQ
- a CDS encoding multidrug efflux SMR transporter, which codes for MAWGYVALAAFVEIFWVVGLRYSETFLQWAGTSVAIVFSFYFIIKACEKLPSGTVYAVFTGSGAAAILLVDLFVFQADFTWITLSFIALIVIGVVGIKITTDEGNPQGGD
- a CDS encoding methylated-DNA--[protein]-cysteine S-methyltransferase codes for the protein MVYWTTFQFREWQVTLAATEGGLCYVGLAEDSEQRLNEWCNKQLGEIPREKNASKLAVYANEVAKYLAGVQTDFSNLSIVEQGTPFQTEVWRALSEIPYGETVSYSVIANRLGKPSAVRAVASAIGKNPLLLVVPCHRVVGKDGSVSGYRDGVDRKARLLRLENSSIVVG
- a CDS encoding glucose 1-dehydrogenase; translated protein: MKRLESKVAIITGAGSGLGREIAELYALEGAKVVIADMNIQGAEETVQTIKTAGGEALAIQTNVTVEEDVQLMIDTAVEQFGTLDILVNNAGIMDNMYSATTITDDVWDKVLAINTTGVMRATRKALSIFEEKQAGVIVNMASISAVTGGRGGLAYTASKHAVAGMTKNVASHYGPLNIRCNAIAPAAVPTNITNNLVQPDEFGMKQALRGVDMMSRPGTTKEIANIALFLASDESSYVNGAVIQADNGWSAY